Proteins encoded in a region of the Triticum dicoccoides isolate Atlit2015 ecotype Zavitan chromosome 3A, WEW_v2.0, whole genome shotgun sequence genome:
- the LOC119267762 gene encoding zinc finger CCCH domain-containing protein 3-like has product MPLGKYYCDYCDKEFQDTAAARRRHLQGAQHHRASALWYDSVRRQESHGGPSPLLQPDGAILGQGVCNHFVRTGTCKFGDACRYFHPKPHAVNPALAPSGPVPGAMGQQSNFLGTQPNFVGYPAVEGNSFSGNILTGHTSWGNLPPSLQPPPEGGYPPLPFVDWG; this is encoded by the exons ATGCCGCTGGGCAAGTACTACTGCGACTACTGCGACAAGGAGTTCCaggacaccgccgccgcccgcaggcGCCACCTCCAGGGCGCCCAGCACCACCGCGCCAGCGCCCTCTGGTACGACTCCGTCCGCCGCCAAG AGTCCCACGGCGGCCCATCTCCCCTCCTCCAGCCCGACGGCGCGATCCTCGGCCAGGGCGTCTGCAACCACTTCGTCCGCACG GGAACATGCAAGTTTGGGGATGCATGCAGGTACTTCCATCCGAAGCCACATGCTGTGAACCCGGCATTAGCTCCGTCTG GGCCTGTTCCAGGAGCAATGGGGCAACAGTCTAATTTTCTTGGAACTCAACCAAATTTTGTTGGATATCCGGCGGTGGAAGGAAATTCTTTCTCAG GAAACATACTAACAGGCCACACTTCATGGGGCAACTTACCTCCATCGCTGCAACCTCCCCCTGAAGGTGGCTATCCTCCACTTCCTTTTGTCGACTGGGGTTGA
- the LOC119267763 gene encoding glycogen synthase kinase-3 homolog MsK-3 has product MASVGVAPSGHKNSSGTSMGAEKLPDQMNDLKIRDDKEVEATIINGKGTETGHIIVTTTGGKNGQPKQTVSYMAERIVGQGSFGIVFQAKCLETGETVAIKKVLQDKRYKNRELQTMRLLDHPNVVALKHCFFSTTEKDELYLNLVLEYVPETVHRVVKHYNKMNQRMPLIYVKLYTYQICRALAYIHGSIGVCHRDIKPQNLLVNPHTHQLKLCDFGSAKVLVKGEPNISYICSRYYRAPELIFGATEYTTAIDIWSAGCVLAELMLGQPLFPGESGVDQLVEIIKVLGTPTREEIKCMNPNYTEFKFPQIKAHPWHKVFHKRMPPEAVDLVSRLLQYSPNLRCTAVEALVHPFFDELRDPGTRLPNSRFLPPLFNFKPNELKGIPADVAAKLIPDHARKQSSHA; this is encoded by the exons ATGGCTTCAGTAGGGGTTGCTCCGTCTGGGCACAAGAACAGCAGCGGCACCAGCATGGGTGCTGAGAAGCTACCAGATCAGATGAACGATTTGAAGATAAGAGATGATAAG GAAGTGGAAGCCACTATTATTAATGGCAAGGGAACAGAGACTGGACACATAATTGTCACAACTACTGGTGGCAAAAATGGTCAGCCCAAACAG ACCGTGAGCTACATGGCTGAGCGGATTGTTGGTCAAGGTTCATTTGGTATTGTATTCCAG GCTAAATGTTTGGAGACAGGGGAAACTGTTGCCATTAAGAAGGTCCTTCAGGATAAGCGCTACAAGAACCGTGAGCTACAGACCATGCGCCTGCTTGACCACCCAAATGTTGTAGCTCTGAAGCATTGTTTCTTTTCTACAACTGAGAAGGATGAACTGTATCTAAACTTGGTTCTCGAGTATGTGCCTGAGACTGTCCATCGTGTTGTCAAGCATTACAACAAGATGAACCAGCGCATGCCACTAATCTATGTGAAGCTCTATACATACCAG ATATGTAGGGCTCTGGCTTACATTCATGGCAGCATTGGAGTTTGCCACAGGGATATCAAGCCACAGAATCTTTTG GTAAACCCACATACTCACCAGCTGAAACTGTGTGACTTCGGGAGCGCAAAAGTTCTTGTTAAGGGAGAACCAAACATATCATACATTTGTTCCCGATACTATAGGGCTCCAGAGCTCATATTTGGTGCTACTGAGTACACTACAGCCATTGACATTTGGTCTGCTGGATGTGTTCTTGCTGAGCTTATGCTAGGGCAG CCTCTGTTTCCTGGTGAAAGTGGTGTGGACCAGCTTGTTGAAATCATCAAG GTCCTTGGTACCCCTACAAGGGAAGAAATTAAATGCATGAACCCAAATTATACAGAGTTCAAATTCCCACAGATTAAAGCACACCCATGGCACAAG GTATTCCATAAAAGGATGCCACCTGAAGCTGTTGATCTAGTCTCTCGGCTCCTCCAGTACTCGCCCAACCTAAGATGCACTGCT GTTGAGGCACTTGTTCACCCCTTCTTTGATGAGCTTCGGGACCCGGGTACCCGCCTTCCGAATAGCCGCTTTCTGCCTCCTCTTTTTAACTTCAAGCCTAACG AACTGAAAGGAATCCCAGCGGATGTTGCGGCAAAATTGATCCCAGATCATGCGAGAAAGCAGAGCTCCCATGCGTGA